In the Phaseolus vulgaris cultivar G19833 chromosome 7, P. vulgaris v2.0, whole genome shotgun sequence genome, one interval contains:
- the LOC137829968 gene encoding probable methyltransferase PMT3 isoform X1 translates to MGRGRAEGKPRKRLVITVIVLMIVGASFFLYSRNKGSSSIEYGSKSLTFGEDDSDVPKTIPVCDDHLSELIPCLDRNFIYQTRLKLDLTLMEHYERHCPMPERRYNCLIPPPPGYKIPIKWPKSRDQVWRANIPHTHLATEKSDQRWMVVKGEKIVFPGGGTHFHSGADKYIASISNMLNFPNNIINNEGRLRNVFDVGCGVASFGGYLLSSDVITMSLAPNDVHENQIQFALERGIPAYLGVLGTLRLPYPSRSFELAHCSRCRIDWLQRDGILLLELDRLLRPGGYFAYSSPEAYAKDEEDRRIWKQMSALVELMCWKIAAKKNQTVIWVKPLTNDCYLRREPDTHPPLCSPDDDPDAVWGVKMKSCITRYSDQMHRARGSGLAPWPARLVTPPPRLADFNYSTEMFEKDMEYWHQEVANYWKMLGNKIKPETVRNVMDMNANLGSFAAALKDKDVWTMNVVPENGPNTLKIIYDRGLLGTVHNWCEAFSTYPRTYDLLHAWSIFSDIIEKECSPADLLIEMDRILRPKGFIIVHDKRSVVLFIKKFLPALHWISVATSNLEQDLDQGKDDAVLIIQKKIWLTSESIRVSE, encoded by the exons ATGGGCAGAGGGAGAGCAGAGGGGAAACCGAGAAAGCGGTTGGTCATAACTGTGATAGTTTTAATGATTGTGGGGGCTTCATTTTTCCTGTATTCTAGGAATAAGGGTTCATCTTCTATTGAGTACGGTAGCAAATCTTTGACATTTGGAGAAGATGACAGTGATGTACCGAAGACCATTCCA GTCTGTGATGATCATCTCTCAGAGCTAATTCCGTGTTTAGACAGAAATTTCATATACCAAACAAGGTTGAAGCTTGATCTGACTTTGATGGAGCACTACGAGCGACACTGCCCGATGCCTGAGAGGCGCTATAATTGTTTGATTCCCCCTCCTCCAGGGTACAAG ATTCCAATCAAGTGGCCCAAAAGTAGAGATCAGGTATGGAGAGCAAATATACCTCATACTCATCTTGCAACTGAGAAATCTGACCAGAGATGGATGGTAGTAAAAGGTGAAAAAATAGTGTTTCCTGGTGGAGGAACTCACTTCCATTCCGGTGCTGACAAATATATTGCATCAATTTCCAAT ATGCTTAACTTTCCAAACAATATCATAAATAATGAAGGAAGACTTCGCAATGTTTTTGATGTTGGCTGTGGTGTTGCAAGCTTTGGAGGATATCTTCTTTCTTCTGATGTAATAACAATGTCATTAGCACCAAATGATGTTCATGAAAACCAAATACAGTTTGCTTTAGAAAGAGGAATTCCGGCATATCTTGGTGTCTTGGGGACATTAAGACTCCCTTACCCTAGTAGATCTTTTGAACTTGCCCATTGTTCTCGCTGTAGAATTGACTGGCTTCAAAGAGATGGCATACTTCTTCTTGAGCTAGATAGGTTACTCAGGCCAGGAGGCTACTTTGCGTACTCATCTCCTGAAGCCTATGCTAAGGATGAAGAGGATCGAAGAATATGGAAACAAATGAGTGCTCTTGTAGAGCTGATGTGTTGGAAAATTGCTGCTAAGAAGAACCAGACTGTCATATGGGTGAAGCCTCTTACAAATGACTGCTACTTAAGAAGAGAGCCTGATACTCACCCTCCCCTCTGCAGTCCTGATGATGATCCTGATGCTGTTTGGGGAGTTAAAATGAAATCTTGCATCACACGTTACTCTGATC AGATGCACAGAGCAAGAGGATCTGGTTTGGCTCCTTGGCCAGCTCGATTGGTCACTCCACCTCCTCGTCTTGCTGACTTCAACTATTCTACTGAAATGTTTGAAAAGGACATG GAATATTGGCACCAAGAAGTTGCTAATTACTGGAAAATGCTAGGCAATAAAATTAAGCCTGAGACAGTTCGGAATGTGATGGACATGAATGCAAATTTGGGCTCATTTGCAGCTGCTTTGAAGGACAAAGATGTTTGGACTATGAATGTGGTGCCAGAAAATGGACCAAACACTCTCAAAATCATCTATGATAGAGGGCTGTTAGGAACAGTTCACAACTG GTGTGAAGCATTTTCGACCTACCCTCGAACTTATGACTTGCTCCATGCATGGAGTATATTTTCTGATATCATTGAGAAAGAATGCAGTCCAGCAGATTTATTGATTGAGATGGATAGAATCTTGAGGCCTAAAGGTTTCATCATTGTCCATGATAAGCGGTCAGTGGTGTTGTTTATAAAGAAATTCTTGCCAGCATTGCACTGGATTTCAGTGGCCACATCTAATCTAGAGCAAGATTTAGACCAAGGCAAAGATGATGCAGTTTTGATAATTCAGAAGAAGATTTGGCTGACAAGTGAGAGCATCCGGGTTTCAGAATAG
- the LOC137829968 gene encoding probable methyltransferase PMT3 isoform X2, whose translation MGRGRAEGKPRKRLVITVIVLMIVGASFFLYSRNKGSSSIEYGSKSLTFGEDDSDVPKTIPVCDDHLSELIPCLDRNFIYQTRLKLDLTLMEHYERHCPMPERRYNCLIPPPPGYKIPIKWPKSRDQVWRANIPHTHLATEKSDQRWMVVKGEKIVFPGGGTHFHSGADKYIASISNMLNFPNNIINNEGRLRNVFDVGCGVASFGGYLLSSDVITMSLAPNDVHENQIQFALERGIPAYLGVLGTLRLPYPSRSFELAHCSRCRIDWLQRDGILLLELDRLLRPGGYFAYSSPEAYAKDEEDRRIWKQMSALVELMCWKIAAKKNQTVIWVKPLTNDCYLRREPDTHPPLCSPDDDPDAVWGVKMKSCITRYSDQMHRARGSGLAPWPARLVTPPPRLADFNYSTEMFEKDMEYWHQEVANYWKMLGNKIKPETVRNVMDMNANLGSFAAALKDKDVWTMNVVPENGPNTLKIIYDRGLLGTVHN comes from the exons ATGGGCAGAGGGAGAGCAGAGGGGAAACCGAGAAAGCGGTTGGTCATAACTGTGATAGTTTTAATGATTGTGGGGGCTTCATTTTTCCTGTATTCTAGGAATAAGGGTTCATCTTCTATTGAGTACGGTAGCAAATCTTTGACATTTGGAGAAGATGACAGTGATGTACCGAAGACCATTCCA GTCTGTGATGATCATCTCTCAGAGCTAATTCCGTGTTTAGACAGAAATTTCATATACCAAACAAGGTTGAAGCTTGATCTGACTTTGATGGAGCACTACGAGCGACACTGCCCGATGCCTGAGAGGCGCTATAATTGTTTGATTCCCCCTCCTCCAGGGTACAAG ATTCCAATCAAGTGGCCCAAAAGTAGAGATCAGGTATGGAGAGCAAATATACCTCATACTCATCTTGCAACTGAGAAATCTGACCAGAGATGGATGGTAGTAAAAGGTGAAAAAATAGTGTTTCCTGGTGGAGGAACTCACTTCCATTCCGGTGCTGACAAATATATTGCATCAATTTCCAAT ATGCTTAACTTTCCAAACAATATCATAAATAATGAAGGAAGACTTCGCAATGTTTTTGATGTTGGCTGTGGTGTTGCAAGCTTTGGAGGATATCTTCTTTCTTCTGATGTAATAACAATGTCATTAGCACCAAATGATGTTCATGAAAACCAAATACAGTTTGCTTTAGAAAGAGGAATTCCGGCATATCTTGGTGTCTTGGGGACATTAAGACTCCCTTACCCTAGTAGATCTTTTGAACTTGCCCATTGTTCTCGCTGTAGAATTGACTGGCTTCAAAGAGATGGCATACTTCTTCTTGAGCTAGATAGGTTACTCAGGCCAGGAGGCTACTTTGCGTACTCATCTCCTGAAGCCTATGCTAAGGATGAAGAGGATCGAAGAATATGGAAACAAATGAGTGCTCTTGTAGAGCTGATGTGTTGGAAAATTGCTGCTAAGAAGAACCAGACTGTCATATGGGTGAAGCCTCTTACAAATGACTGCTACTTAAGAAGAGAGCCTGATACTCACCCTCCCCTCTGCAGTCCTGATGATGATCCTGATGCTGTTTGGGGAGTTAAAATGAAATCTTGCATCACACGTTACTCTGATC AGATGCACAGAGCAAGAGGATCTGGTTTGGCTCCTTGGCCAGCTCGATTGGTCACTCCACCTCCTCGTCTTGCTGACTTCAACTATTCTACTGAAATGTTTGAAAAGGACATG GAATATTGGCACCAAGAAGTTGCTAATTACTGGAAAATGCTAGGCAATAAAATTAAGCCTGAGACAGTTCGGAATGTGATGGACATGAATGCAAATTTGGGCTCATTTGCAGCTGCTTTGAAGGACAAAGATGTTTGGACTATGAATGTGGTGCCAGAAAATGGACCAAACACTCTCAAAATCATCTATGATAGAGGGCTGTTAGGAACAGTTCACAACTG A